CTGCATCCGCTCAGCAGCGGAAATGCGCACAGCAACATGAATGTGACGAACATGGGAATGAATTTTCTTTTCATTTACCTGCCTCGTCGTATCGAGGAAACATTTCGGCTTTCGACTTGTCCATTCTATACGTCCTTCGCGTCTGGCCGTCAACGACGGACAGGCTCCTGACCAAGATTCCGCGCGCCTTCCGCGCCGCTTCCGGTCCGCGCGGGAGACGGAGAGGACATGCGTCCGGCATAGGCATAGACGCGGGCATAGAGCCATGATTATTTCCGGGAGGCCGAACCGTGCCCCGGTCTCCGCACGGCGCGAGGAAGGCGTGGCCGGGAGGCGGATTCCGGTGTAGGGTGCGGGGTGCCGAGCCGACCTCAGCCTCCGGGAAGGGATATGCGCTGGTTCACGTTCAGGAACGATTCCGGCCCGCCGTCCGCGGGCGCCGCCCCGGCCGGGGAGGTGAAGGAGCGCCACGCCACCTGGGTGGAGCTCTTCTTCGACCTCGTCTTCGTGGCCGCGGTCTCCCGCCTGGCGACCAACCTGGACCACGACTACACCCCCTCCGGCCTGCTGCGCTTCGCGGCCGTCTTCTTCCCGGTCTGGTGGGCCTGGATCGGCCACACCTTCTACCTCACCCGCTTCGACACCGGCGACATCCGCCACCGGCTGCTGACCATCCTCCAGATCGCCGGGGTCGGGGCCATGGTCGTGACCATCTCCGGGGCGCTCGGCCCCACCTCGGCCGCGTTCGCCCTGTCCTACGCGGCGGTCCGCTTCCTGCTCGTGGTCTCCTACCTGGTCTCCGTGCGGCGCCTGCCCGCCGCCCGGCCGCTCGTCGCCCGCTTCGTCACCGGCTTCGGCGCGGCCGCGGCCCTGTGGGCCGTCTCCGCCCTCGTCCCGCCCCCCTGGCGCTTCGCCGTCTGGGGGCTGGCCATGGTCGTGGACGTGCTGGCCCCGCTCACCGCGGGCGACCTGCACGCCGCCGTCCCGCCGCACCCCATGCACCTGCCGGAGCGCTTCGGCCTGTTCACGATCATCGTCATCGGCGAGCAGGTGGTGGCCGTCATGGCCAGCGTGGGGGCCGGGGCGGCCACGCCCGCGTCGGTCCTGGCCGGGGCGGTCGGCTTCGCCATGGCCAGCGCCTACTGGTGGGGGTATTTCGAGGGTGCCAGGGGGGCGCGCACGCTCGTCCTGCGCTCGGGGCGCATGGTCATGCTCTACCACCAGTGGCTCTACGCCCACCTGCCGCTGGTCATGGGCATCGTCTCCACGGCCGTCGGCATACGCCTCGTGGTGCCCGCGCCGAACGCGCCCCTGCCCGGGGCCGGGGCCTTGATCCTCTGCCTGTCCGTGGCCGCGACCATGCTCTCCCTGGCCGCCATCTCCTTCTCCTCCTGCCGGGCGCGCCGCCTGCCCCGCGTGCGGCGCAACCTGGCCATGCAGCTCGCCGCGGCCGCCCTGGCCGGGGGGCTCGGCCTCCTCGGCCCCCGCCTCCCGGGGCTCGTCCTCCTGGCCGTGCTCGCCGCCCTGTGCATCGCCCAGGTCCTCATCTTCCCGCGTCGGCCCGGCGACGAGGGCGAGTCGTGCTGAACGGCGCCGGGAAGGCGGGCGGAAGGCGGCGCGCGCCTTGACACACCCGGGGGCAGCCCCTAACTTAGCCGCGCACCACATCACGCAAGGAGACCGCAATGGCATACGATATCCGTCTGGCCAAGCTCATCAACGGCGACACCGTCCTCGGCAAGTGGAACGAGGAGGAGCAGAAGATCGTCGACGTGGCCGTGATCCAGACCGTGCCCACCCAGCAGGGCGTGCAGATGGTCCTGCTGCCCTTCGGCTACCCCTTCGAGAACGAGATCAAGGGCGAGATCAAGGCCGCGCACGTGATCTACTTCGTCGAGAAGTTCCCCGAGGAGATCAAGACCAAGTACCTCGAGGCGACTTCCAACCTCACGCTCTCCACGCCGGGCGACCTGCGCGGCCTGAACCTGACGGGCGCGGGCGCCGGCGCCGGCGGCCTGGGCCTGATCAAGAAGTAATCCGCAACCGATACGGACGCGCGAGGCGCCGCCCGCGTCCCGCGCGTCCGCCTTCCGGGCGGCCGGGCACGGGCGGCCCGCCACCCCCCCCACATGAAAGAACTCCTCCCTCTCCTGCAGCGGCCCGGCCGCTATGCGGGCAACGAATGGGGCGCGGTGCGCCGCGCCCCCTCGTCCGTCCGCGCGCACGTGGCCCTGGCCTTCCCGGACCTCTACGAGGTCGGCATGTCCTACCTGGGGCAGCGCATCCTCTACGCCCTGGTCAACGACAACCCGGACTGGCTCGCTGAGCGCGTGTACGCGCCGTGCGAGGAGGCCGCGGCGATCATGGCCGGGCACGGGGCGAAGCTCGCCACCATCGAGAGCGACACGCCGCTCGCGGCCGTGGATGCCGTGGCCTTCCACGTGACGCACGAGCTGGCCGCGCCGACCATGCTCTGGATGCTGGACCTGGCCGGGATCCCCCGGCGCGGCGCCGAGCGCGGCGAGGACGACCCGCTGGTGCTGGCGGGCGGCGGCTGCGTGGGCTCGGCCGAGCCCCTGGCCCCGTTCATCGACGCCTTCGTGCTGGGCGACGGCGAGGCGGCCCTGCCGCCGCTCATGGCCGCGCTCGAGTCCTTCCGCGCCGAGGGCACGCCGCGCCCCGAGAAGCTCAGGCGCCTGGCGAAACTCCCCGGGGTCTACGTGCCCTCCTTCTACGGGAAGGACGGGACGGGCCGCATGCGCCCGCTGCCGGAACACGCGGACGTCGCCCCCGAGGTCGTGCACCGCGCCGTGGTCAAGGACCTGAACGAGGTCTCCTGGCCGAAGCGCCTGGTGCTGCCCAACTTCCAGGCCGTGCACGACCGCCTGGCCATGGAGATCGCGCGCGGCTGCACGCGCGGCTGCCGCTTCTGCCACGCGGGCATGGCCTACCGCCCGGTGCGCGAGCGCACGCCCGAGACGCTCCTCTCCTGCCTCACCGAGTCGCTCGCGGACGCGGGCTACGAGGAGGTCTCGTTCCTCTCCCTGTCCACGGGCGACTACTCGGCCCTGGACGGCCTGTTCGCGGGCAGCTTCGAGCGCTGCGCGGCCGAGCAGGTGGCCGTCTCCCTGCCCTCCCTGCGCGTGGGCTCGCTCTCGCCCAAGATCATGGACCTCATGGCCCGGATCAGGCGCACGGGCATCACCATCGCGCCCGAGGCAGGCAGCCAGCGCCTGCGCGACGTGATCAACAAGGGCGTGGACGAGGCCGGGCTCATGGCCCACGTGCGCGCCCTGTTCGCGCGCGGCTGGAGCCAGGTGAAGCTCTATTTCATGTGCGGCCTGCCCACGGAGACCGAGGACGACCTGCGCGCCGTCTTCGAGCTCTGCCGCGCCGTGGCCGACGCCGCGCCGCGCGGCACCAAGCGGCTGCAGGTCACGGCCGCCGTCGCGCCCTTCGTGCCCAAGCCGCACACGCCGTTCCAGTGGGAGCGGCAGATCACCCTTTCCGAGTGCCGGGAGCGCATCGAGTTCCTGCGCGAGCTGTTCCGCGCGGACAAGCGCCTGAAGCTCAAGTGGCACGAGCCGACCATGAGCTTCGTGGAGGGCGTGCTCTCGCGCGCCGGGCGCGAGGCGGCCCCGCTCCTCGAGGCGCTCGTGGCGCGCGGCCAGGTGCTGCCCGCCTGGGAGGACCGCTTCGACTTCGAGGCCTGGCAGGCCGCCTTCGCCGACGTCGGCCTCGACCCCGAGACCATGCTCGCGGCGCGCGACGTGAACGCCCCCCTCCCCTGGGACCACCTGGACGTGGGCGTCTCGAAGCGCTTCCTGCTCGCCGAGCGGGCCCGGGCCTTCGAGGGCAAGATCACGCCGGACTGCCGCTACGACGCCTGCCGCAACTGCGGCGCGTGCGAGCTTTCCGAGCCGGACGGGCTTCGGCCGCGCACGGTCTTCGCCAGGCGCGACCAGGCAGACCCCGCGACCGCGCCCGCCGAGACTCCCGAAGCGACTCCCGAAACGGCAAACGCCGCGCCCATGGCGCCGCAGCGCGGGCCGCAGAAGCCGCCCGAGATCCGCGAGGACC
The sequence above is drawn from the Desulfovibrio sp. X2 genome and encodes:
- a CDS encoding TIGR03960 family B12-binding radical SAM protein gives rise to the protein MKELLPLLQRPGRYAGNEWGAVRRAPSSVRAHVALAFPDLYEVGMSYLGQRILYALVNDNPDWLAERVYAPCEEAAAIMAGHGAKLATIESDTPLAAVDAVAFHVTHELAAPTMLWMLDLAGIPRRGAERGEDDPLVLAGGGCVGSAEPLAPFIDAFVLGDGEAALPPLMAALESFRAEGTPRPEKLRRLAKLPGVYVPSFYGKDGTGRMRPLPEHADVAPEVVHRAVVKDLNEVSWPKRLVLPNFQAVHDRLAMEIARGCTRGCRFCHAGMAYRPVRERTPETLLSCLTESLADAGYEEVSFLSLSTGDYSALDGLFAGSFERCAAEQVAVSLPSLRVGSLSPKIMDLMARIRRTGITIAPEAGSQRLRDVINKGVDEAGLMAHVRALFARGWSQVKLYFMCGLPTETEDDLRAVFELCRAVADAAPRGTKRLQVTAAVAPFVPKPHTPFQWERQITLSECRERIEFLRELFRADKRLKLKWHEPTMSFVEGVLSRAGREAAPLLEALVARGQVLPAWEDRFDFEAWQAAFADVGLDPETMLAARDVNAPLPWDHLDVGVSKRFLLAERARAFEGKITPDCRYDACRNCGACELSEPDGLRPRTVFARRDQADPATAPAETPEATPETANAAPMAPQRGPQKPPEIREDLTRREGHFRVWFEKRGPAAWLSTLDLQSVLERALRRARVKPSFSKGFHPLPQISFGRALPVGVTSRAEWFDLFTREPYTAEEAFARLAPQMPEGLPLLRVEELSMGRRQPQSEAEEFMVRYEPPAEVADDTGAGAAAFEEAMERFAACDSFTFVRTTRHGDRELDARAFVAEVEVLPASGGLGPAARIVFDWSAGYVSPLAIIRAVLPGVSPLALSVEKTAQRFAEEAAK
- a CDS encoding low temperature requirement protein A: MRWFTFRNDSGPPSAGAAPAGEVKERHATWVELFFDLVFVAAVSRLATNLDHDYTPSGLLRFAAVFFPVWWAWIGHTFYLTRFDTGDIRHRLLTILQIAGVGAMVVTISGALGPTSAAFALSYAAVRFLLVVSYLVSVRRLPAARPLVARFVTGFGAAAALWAVSALVPPPWRFAVWGLAMVVDVLAPLTAGDLHAAVPPHPMHLPERFGLFTIIVIGEQVVAVMASVGAGAATPASVLAGAVGFAMASAYWWGYFEGARGARTLVLRSGRMVMLYHQWLYAHLPLVMGIVSTAVGIRLVVPAPNAPLPGAGALILCLSVAATMLSLAAISFSSCRARRLPRVRRNLAMQLAAAALAGGLGLLGPRLPGLVLLAVLAALCIAQVLIFPRRPGDEGESC